In Lytechinus variegatus isolate NC3 chromosome 18, Lvar_3.0, whole genome shotgun sequence, a single genomic region encodes these proteins:
- the LOC121431848 gene encoding transcription factor 7-like 2 translates to MPQQHSRGGEDDGPPDETKTYHTEGEHEEKASENVVGPRDSFDDHELNDVKSSLIDEGESVSHKGSTSQRNKRLSSSYGDHSKEDRHKKLHSVSDGSKLDHAARFYPYSSLYITSAGYPNGSMVGGPGVSYN, encoded by the exons ATGCCACAACAGCATAGTCGTGGTGGAGAGGATGATGGACCACCAGATGAAACCAAGACTTATCATACTGAAGGAGAACATGAGGAAAAGGCGAGCGAAAACGTGGTCGGACCTCGGGACTCGTTCGATGATCATGAGTTGAACGACGTAAAGTCTAGCTTGATCGATGAGGGAGAGTCGGTGTCGCATAAAGGCTCAACTTCGCAG AGAAATAAACGGTTGAGCTCAAGCTATGGCGACCATTCAAAAGAAGACCGCCACAAGAAGCTTCACTCGGTCAGCGACG ggTCCAAGCTTGACCACGCTGCTCGTTTTTATCCATACTCAAGCCTGTATATAACCAGTGCTGGCTACCCAAATGGATCTATGGTCGGAGGGCCAGGGGTGAGTTACAATTGA